A window of Neisseria canis contains these coding sequences:
- a CDS encoding type VI secretion system baseplate subunit TssF yields the protein MNNKLLSYYNKELAFLKEMGREFALKYPKVASRLALDTSDIPDPYVERLLEGVSFLTARTQLKLDAEYPRFVQRILEVVYPDFINQKPAAAIVNLEPAGQYNADVINLLERGRILRSLPIDEFKVSCPFSVTKTTEILPLRIEKAKYTDSLGYLPGTLPMLKPSSGKKVQSALRLDFSLSVPGACSEMLPDALPVFLGTELSKSSSLLFLLASECVGVVCHSYENPKQWHFLLPSKPEHSGFSEDEALSFNLDKSVSAFRILQEYARLPEKFLFIAQKDIKQAVRQAEKEGHLPKVPEQLEEIVSDKGINKKIITYRKRYFSLSFLFSHKISELTELVGVEDFSVNAVPVVNLFRKKSARFPVNIQDREHHVVIDRTQPLNYEVHSIEQVKGFDTNNRQTVVFSPMYKAPDMGLFPEAQTQHAYFSARRADRMPSENAVKNGFRSSYLGSEVFLSLADNKDYAFNSGIQHLSVDAWCTSRDLPLMMPRDGESDFLIEGFLPVSSIKLISKLTRPLAAVSEDRTLWPFLNQLSLNYLSLLNTDQENAPVTLKELLMVFVSSENDLLKKQIESITRVDTTVVNKVVRHHGTAAPVRGIKITVTLDDAQLGGIHPFLFGSVLNHYFRRLVSINSFIQLQIDTLQQGHVATWPTAVGERVII from the coding sequence GTGAATAACAAATTACTGTCTTATTACAATAAAGAGCTGGCCTTCCTGAAAGAAATGGGCAGGGAGTTCGCGCTCAAATATCCCAAAGTAGCTTCCCGACTGGCCTTGGATACTTCCGACATTCCCGACCCTTACGTCGAACGGCTGCTGGAAGGCGTGAGCTTTCTCACCGCCCGCACCCAGCTTAAACTGGATGCGGAATATCCCCGTTTCGTGCAAAGAATTTTAGAAGTCGTTTACCCCGACTTCATCAACCAAAAACCGGCGGCGGCCATTGTCAATTTAGAACCCGCCGGCCAATACAACGCCGATGTTATCAATCTGCTGGAGCGCGGCAGAATATTGAGGTCGCTGCCGATTGACGAATTCAAGGTAAGCTGCCCGTTTTCGGTAACCAAAACCACCGAAATCCTGCCGCTGCGTATAGAAAAAGCCAAATATACCGATTCGCTCGGCTATTTGCCGGGTACGCTTCCCATGCTCAAACCCTCTTCCGGCAAAAAAGTGCAATCCGCCCTGCGCTTGGATTTCTCGCTTAGCGTGCCCGGGGCGTGCTCGGAAATGCTGCCGGACGCATTACCTGTATTTTTAGGCACGGAGCTTTCCAAATCGTCTTCTTTGCTGTTTCTGCTGGCTTCCGAATGCGTGGGCGTAGTCTGCCACAGTTATGAAAACCCCAAACAATGGCACTTCCTGCTGCCGTCCAAACCGGAACACAGCGGATTTAGCGAAGACGAAGCCTTGTCTTTCAATCTGGACAAATCGGTCAGCGCGTTTCGGATTCTTCAGGAATATGCGCGGTTACCGGAAAAATTCCTGTTTATTGCCCAAAAAGACATCAAACAAGCTGTCCGGCAGGCCGAAAAAGAAGGCCATCTGCCCAAAGTGCCCGAACAGTTGGAAGAAATCGTGAGCGACAAGGGCATCAATAAAAAAATCATCACTTACCGCAAACGCTATTTCAGCTTGTCATTTTTGTTCAGCCACAAAATATCCGAACTGACGGAGCTGGTCGGCGTGGAAGATTTTTCCGTAAACGCCGTGCCGGTGGTGAATCTATTCAGGAAAAAGAGCGCGCGCTTCCCCGTGAACATTCAAGATCGGGAACACCATGTCGTTATCGACCGCACCCAGCCGTTAAATTACGAAGTCCACTCTATCGAGCAAGTGAAAGGCTTCGACACCAACAACCGCCAAACCGTGGTTTTTTCACCGATGTACAAAGCGCCGGATATGGGTTTGTTTCCAGAAGCGCAAACCCAACATGCTTATTTTTCGGCGCGGCGGGCAGACAGGATGCCGTCTGAAAATGCCGTTAAAAACGGTTTCCGCTCTTCCTATCTGGGTAGCGAAGTGTTTTTGTCGCTGGCCGACAATAAAGACTACGCCTTCAATTCAGGCATCCAGCACCTTTCCGTCGATGCTTGGTGTACCAGCAGGGATTTGCCGCTGATGATGCCGCGTGATGGCGAGTCGGATTTCCTAATCGAAGGCTTTTTGCCGGTCAGCTCGATCAAACTGATTTCCAAGCTGACGCGGCCTCTAGCGGCGGTAAGCGAAGACAGAACGCTTTGGCCGTTTTTAAACCAATTGAGCCTGAACTATCTGTCGCTGCTGAACACCGACCAAGAAAATGCCCCCGTTACCTTGAAAGAATTATTGATGGTGTTTGTTTCTTCCGAAAACGACTTGCTGAAGAAACAGATTGAATCGATCACGCGGGTGGACACCACCGTCGTGAATAAAGTGGTTCGCCATCACGGTACCGCCGCTCCGGTGCGCGGCATCAAAATCACCGTTACGCTCGACGACGCACAATTGGGCGGCATCCATCCCTTCCTGTTCGGCTCGGTTTTAAACCATTACTTCCGGCGCTTGGTGTCGATCAACTCATTCATACAACTGCAAATCGACACGCTCCAACAAGGGCATGTGGCCACGTGGCCGACCGCGGTTGGAGAAAGGGTAATCATATGA
- the tssH gene encoding type VI secretion system ATPase TssH yields the protein MSDISRSVLFGKLNTTLYKTLENAYTFCRLRENSYVELVHWLHSLLQTEKTDIFCLINRFNLDEAKVRKDVLAAVEKLPAGATAVIDFSEHIQTLVEQTWTYSSLKFGTDKIRTAHIFYTMLQNKTLQGILANISSEFLKIKPETLADDIIAITAGSEENLDAAKNALSSEPTATHKESALAKYGSNLTEKAKNGEIDPLTGRDAEIRQIIDILMRRRQNNPILTGEAGVGKTAVVEALALRLAAGDVPPGLQNVQLILLDIGLLKAGASISGEFESRLRAVMDEVESSPTPIVLFIDEIHTLIGAGGAAGTGDAANLLKPALARGKLRTIGATTWAEYKKYFEKDPALTRRFQVVQIDEPDEEKAVNMLRALNTSLEKHHNVIILDEAIQAAVKLSHRYIPARQLPDKAVGLIDTACARVAVSQHAVPGSIEYLQKKSEALKLEQAHLEREKKLSFDSEERMANIGKELAEVEGRLKELEERWQTETGLVAELLAVREQIMQAGQETADDESEQLYARQKELVDKLKELQGIQPLVMPLVDSRTIADVVADWTGIPVGKMMKDEVEAVLQLADTLNKRIIGQRHGLDAITRRIQTSRANLDNPNKPIGVFMLAGPSGVGKTETALALADTLYGGEQNVITINMSEYQEAHTVSTLKGAPPGYVGYGEGGVLTEAVRRKPYSVILLDEVEKAHPDVHEIFFQVFDKGWMEDGEGRYIDFKNTIIILTTNVGTDLIMDMCDDPDMLPTPEGLAKALRTPMLKVFPAALLGRMQVIPYYPLSDDMLAKIVELQLGRIVKRIKDNHNIDLTYSPEVLKLITSRCTEVESGGRMIDAILTNTVLPQISRELLTCATQGKQVSAVSIGVKDHDFIYKYKFKKKDNFK from the coding sequence ATGTCAGACATCAGCCGCAGCGTATTATTCGGTAAGTTGAATACTACCTTATACAAAACTCTGGAAAATGCCTACACATTCTGCCGCCTTCGGGAAAACAGCTATGTCGAGCTGGTGCACTGGCTCCATTCCCTGCTGCAAACCGAAAAAACCGACATTTTCTGCCTGATAAACCGTTTCAATTTAGACGAAGCGAAAGTACGCAAAGACGTATTGGCCGCCGTGGAAAAACTGCCCGCCGGCGCTACTGCCGTTATCGATTTTTCCGAGCATATCCAAACCCTTGTCGAACAAACTTGGACATACAGCTCGCTGAAATTCGGCACCGACAAAATCCGCACGGCGCATATTTTCTACACCATGCTGCAAAATAAAACTTTGCAGGGCATCTTGGCCAACATTTCATCGGAATTCCTCAAAATCAAACCCGAAACGCTGGCAGACGACATCATCGCCATTACCGCCGGTTCGGAAGAAAATCTCGATGCCGCTAAAAACGCCTTATCTTCGGAGCCTACCGCCACCCACAAAGAAAGTGCGTTGGCCAAATACGGCAGCAACCTTACCGAAAAAGCTAAAAACGGCGAAATAGACCCTCTCACCGGCCGCGATGCCGAAATCAGACAAATCATCGACATCCTGATGCGCCGCCGCCAAAACAACCCGATTCTCACGGGCGAAGCCGGTGTCGGCAAAACCGCCGTGGTCGAGGCGTTGGCCTTGCGCTTGGCCGCAGGCGACGTGCCGCCCGGATTGCAAAACGTGCAGTTAATCCTGCTGGACATCGGCCTGCTTAAAGCCGGTGCCAGCATCAGCGGCGAATTTGAATCGCGGCTCAGAGCGGTGATGGACGAAGTCGAATCCAGCCCCACACCGATTGTGCTGTTTATTGACGAAATCCATACCTTAATCGGCGCGGGCGGTGCAGCTGGCACGGGCGATGCCGCCAACCTGCTCAAACCCGCGTTGGCCCGCGGCAAACTGCGCACCATCGGCGCAACAACATGGGCGGAATACAAAAAATATTTTGAAAAAGACCCCGCCCTTACCCGCCGTTTCCAAGTCGTGCAGATAGACGAACCCGACGAAGAAAAAGCCGTCAACATGCTTAGAGCGTTGAACACCTCGCTGGAAAAACACCACAATGTGATTATTCTCGACGAAGCCATTCAGGCGGCCGTAAAACTTTCCCACCGCTATATTCCCGCACGCCAACTGCCCGATAAAGCCGTCGGCCTGATCGATACCGCCTGCGCGCGCGTTGCGGTCAGCCAGCACGCCGTACCGGGCAGCATCGAGTATCTGCAAAAAAAATCCGAAGCATTAAAACTCGAACAAGCCCATCTGGAACGCGAGAAAAAACTCAGTTTCGATTCCGAAGAACGGATGGCGAATATCGGCAAAGAACTGGCTGAAGTTGAAGGCCGTCTGAAAGAATTGGAAGAAAGATGGCAAACAGAAACCGGCTTGGTTGCCGAGCTGTTGGCCGTGCGCGAACAAATCATGCAGGCAGGGCAAGAAACCGCCGATGATGAAAGCGAGCAGTTGTACGCACGCCAAAAAGAGCTGGTCGACAAACTGAAAGAACTGCAAGGCATCCAACCGCTGGTCATGCCGTTGGTCGACAGCCGCACGATTGCCGACGTGGTGGCAGACTGGACGGGCATTCCCGTCGGCAAAATGATGAAAGACGAAGTCGAGGCCGTATTGCAACTGGCCGACACTTTAAACAAACGCATCATCGGCCAACGCCACGGCTTAGATGCGATTACCCGCCGCATTCAGACTTCGCGTGCCAATCTTGACAACCCCAACAAACCCATCGGCGTTTTCATGCTGGCCGGCCCTTCCGGTGTGGGTAAAACCGAAACCGCGCTGGCTCTGGCCGACACCTTGTACGGCGGCGAGCAAAACGTGATTACCATCAATATGAGCGAATATCAGGAAGCGCACACCGTATCCACCCTGAAAGGCGCACCGCCGGGATATGTCGGTTACGGCGAAGGCGGCGTACTGACCGAAGCCGTGCGCCGCAAACCGTATAGTGTTATCCTGCTCGACGAAGTGGAAAAAGCGCACCCCGACGTGCATGAAATCTTTTTCCAAGTATTCGACAAAGGCTGGATGGAAGACGGCGAAGGCCGCTACATCGACTTCAAAAACACCATCATCATCCTCACCACCAACGTCGGTACGGATTTGATTATGGACATGTGCGACGACCCCGACATGCTGCCGACTCCGGAAGGCTTGGCCAAAGCCTTGCGCACGCCCATGCTGAAAGTTTTCCCCGCCGCCCTGCTGGGCCGCATGCAGGTTATCCCCTACTATCCGCTATCCGACGATATGCTCGCGAAAATCGTTGAATTGCAATTGGGCCGCATCGTGAAACGGATCAAGGACAACCACAACATCGACCTGACCTATTCACCCGAAGTGCTGAAGCTGATTACCTCGCGCTGTACCGAAGTCGAATCGGGCGGCCGCATGATCGATGCGATTCTCACCAACACCGTTCTGCCGCAAATCAGCCGCGAACTGCTCACTTGTGCAACGCAAGGCAAACAGGTTTCGGCGGTAAGCATCGGCGTGAAAGACCATGACTTTATATACAAATATAAATTCAAGAAAAAAGATAATTTTAAGTAA
- the tssE gene encoding type VI secretion system baseplate subunit TssE, translated as MSPFRNQLLPSLFDRLTDEEPRKKKEARPDQAINLDQYRQAVLRDILYLLNTCNLQAETMEQHLPANVRSSTLNYGIPPLSGVNFSDIEWQDVEQNIKQAVIDFEPRLDSKSLQVIVNTEDDDDDALHNKLIIEIKGHLKLNPYPKEFLLRTSMDIETGLFNLLEGGTGRE; from the coding sequence ATGTCGCCATTCAGAAACCAACTGCTGCCTTCTTTGTTCGACAGACTCACCGACGAAGAGCCGCGCAAGAAAAAAGAAGCACGACCCGATCAGGCCATCAATCTTGACCAATATCGGCAAGCCGTGCTGCGCGATATTCTTTACCTGCTGAACACCTGTAACCTGCAGGCGGAAACCATGGAGCAACACCTGCCCGCAAACGTGCGTTCGTCCACGCTCAACTACGGCATTCCGCCCCTTTCCGGCGTGAATTTTTCCGACATAGAATGGCAGGACGTAGAGCAAAACATCAAGCAGGCCGTTATTGATTTCGAACCGCGACTCGACAGCAAATCGCTGCAAGTGATTGTGAACACCGAAGACGATGACGACGATGCCTTGCACAACAAACTGATTATCGAAATCAAAGGCCATCTGAAACTCAACCCTTATCCAAAAGAATTCCTGCTGCGAACCAGCATGGATATCGAAACCGGGCTGTTTAATTTATTAGAAGGGGGAACGGGCCGTGAATAA
- the tssG gene encoding type VI secretion system baseplate subunit TssG → MSPVNVQTDFGDPLDDAWDEKLTGFLNKVTSQPYKYDYFSLLRQLESVKFVTGGKMLGKAVSPKMEKIRIRQEPSLIFSPRNIQSVTLSPHYAEISINGFGLFGPSGPLPLHLTEYAYERQHQHGDRTWTGFANMLQHRLAVLFYRAWANAQSITSLDKNADDRFGRYIAGFNGLNTPPIHNEGRIHEFAKRYFAGLLMKQSRSAANLQQLLNRYFKTPVTIQTNVGYWVEVAEEKTQIGATGGYTLGEGLLLGDKLYDVQSKFRIIVGPLTLPAYRSFFKDGTNTARLREWVRLFAADEYEWDIQPVLMQKEVPPMDLGGQTQLGLSTWLGNVSRDAEDLIVSNR, encoded by the coding sequence ATGAGTCCGGTTAACGTGCAAACGGATTTCGGCGACCCGCTGGACGATGCTTGGGATGAAAAACTCACCGGCTTTTTAAACAAAGTCACCTCCCAGCCGTATAAATATGACTACTTTTCACTCTTGCGCCAGCTTGAGTCGGTTAAGTTTGTTACCGGCGGCAAAATGTTGGGCAAGGCAGTCAGCCCGAAAATGGAAAAAATCAGAATCCGTCAAGAGCCTTCGCTTATTTTTTCTCCGCGCAACATCCAATCGGTAACGCTGTCACCCCATTATGCGGAAATTTCCATCAACGGCTTCGGTTTGTTCGGCCCTTCCGGCCCCCTACCCCTGCATTTGACCGAATATGCCTACGAGCGCCAACACCAGCACGGCGACCGCACGTGGACGGGCTTTGCCAATATGCTGCAACACCGTTTGGCGGTCTTGTTTTATCGGGCATGGGCCAACGCGCAGAGCATTACTTCTTTAGACAAAAACGCCGACGACCGCTTCGGCAGATACATCGCCGGCTTCAACGGCCTGAATACCCCGCCCATACACAACGAAGGCCGGATTCACGAATTTGCCAAGCGTTATTTTGCCGGTTTGCTGATGAAACAAAGCCGTTCCGCCGCCAACCTGCAACAGTTGCTCAACCGCTATTTCAAAACGCCCGTTACCATTCAAACCAATGTCGGATACTGGGTTGAAGTTGCCGAGGAAAAAACGCAAATCGGCGCAACAGGCGGCTATACGCTGGGAGAAGGTTTGCTGCTGGGCGACAAACTTTACGATGTTCAAAGCAAATTCCGCATCATCGTCGGCCCGCTGACCCTGCCGGCCTACCGGTCGTTTTTCAAAGACGGCACCAACACCGCCCGCCTGCGGGAATGGGTGCGCCTGTTTGCCGCAGACGAATACGAATGGGACATACAGCCCGTTTTGATGCAAAAAGAAGTTCCCCCGATGGATTTGGGCGGGCAAACCCAGCTCGGCTTGTCGACTTGGCTGGGCAATGTTTCCCGCGACGCTGAAGACTTAATCGTCAGCAACCGTTAA
- a CDS encoding type VI secretion system accessory protein TagJ — MDLKTKLSDMIELVRSNPDNQEHRLALIQYLCLCAKWDQALKQIGQYQKLFPNSQKPLMLYLIENIEAEMRRQAVLSAQQKPKTLEQHAGKLDILQKQLSLVAYVAEQKSTALSDGYAALSDHIDETPVNISYLLADKSVADTGNNWIMDGDVRTAFVYEYFYRGHYYWQTWGSIESISFKAPASLLDVIWRPSEITFSHGECIQCTSPARYAVLPEAESEWSDLLLQCAQTDWVEAADRLFTGIGQKMLYTDNHDFGLLDIRSIKFGQHR; from the coding sequence ATGGATTTGAAAACTAAATTATCGGACATGATTGAGCTGGTGCGTTCAAATCCCGACAATCAGGAACACCGTTTGGCATTGATTCAATATCTCTGCCTGTGCGCAAAATGGGATCAGGCGCTGAAACAGATCGGGCAATACCAAAAGCTCTTCCCCAACAGCCAAAAGCCCCTGATGCTCTATCTCATTGAAAATATCGAAGCCGAAATGCGCCGCCAAGCCGTTTTATCGGCACAGCAAAAGCCGAAAACGCTGGAACAGCACGCCGGCAAGCTCGATATTCTGCAAAAACAACTCTCTTTGGTCGCCTATGTAGCAGAGCAAAAAAGCACGGCCCTTTCCGACGGCTATGCCGCTTTATCCGACCACATCGACGAAACACCGGTAAACATTAGCTATCTTCTGGCCGACAAATCGGTTGCAGACACCGGCAACAACTGGATTATGGACGGCGACGTACGTACCGCTTTTGTTTACGAATACTTCTACCGCGGCCACTACTACTGGCAAACTTGGGGCTCCATCGAAAGCATTTCTTTCAAAGCGCCCGCTTCCTTGCTCGACGTGATTTGGAGGCCGTCTGAAATCACATTCAGCCACGGCGAATGCATCCAATGCACCAGCCCCGCCCGCTATGCCGTTTTACCCGAGGCAGAATCGGAATGGTCGGATCTGCTGCTGCAATGCGCGCAAACCGACTGGGTTGAAGCGGCAGACCGGCTTTTCACCGGCATCGGCCAGAAGATGCTGTACACCGACAACCACGATTTCGGCCTGTTGGATATCCGCAGCATTAAATTCGGACAACACCGTTAA